One stretch of Streptomyces sp. A2-16 DNA includes these proteins:
- a CDS encoding MerR family transcriptional regulator: protein MSDTPAYRIEDLAHLSGATVRTIRAYQDRGLLPRPERRGRANIYTDTHLARLRQIADLLERGYGLASIKELLEAYDSGRGLGGILGLVAEVDGPWTDEETGRISRADLHARFGGTPDEAAVAEAVELGVLEPVPGDSDTFLVPSPQELSVAVELHAAGVPLPAISCHLRELRGQVEHIAARFLEFTTEHVFARYLDAAHRPTEADAAEAASLVRRLRPLAQQTVDAELARAMRLLAAQELRRHLGSGATADGRPTSRSVAVPEETMRAVERLVGAERVSEFFVLAAEREVRARALDALTSSGRPPVDLDEEG from the coding sequence GTGAGCGACACCCCCGCCTACCGGATCGAGGACCTCGCCCACCTCAGTGGTGCCACCGTCCGCACCATCCGCGCCTACCAGGACAGAGGACTGCTCCCCCGCCCCGAGCGCCGCGGCCGCGCCAACATCTACACCGACACCCACCTCGCCCGGCTGCGTCAGATCGCCGACCTCCTGGAGCGCGGCTACGGCCTGGCCTCCATCAAGGAGCTCCTGGAGGCCTACGACTCCGGCCGCGGCCTCGGCGGGATCCTCGGCCTGGTCGCCGAGGTCGACGGCCCGTGGACCGACGAGGAGACCGGCCGGATCTCCCGGGCCGACCTGCACGCACGCTTCGGCGGCACCCCCGACGAGGCCGCGGTCGCCGAGGCGGTCGAACTCGGCGTACTGGAGCCGGTGCCCGGAGACAGCGACACCTTCCTCGTACCGAGCCCCCAAGAGCTTTCCGTGGCCGTGGAGTTGCACGCGGCCGGGGTCCCGCTCCCCGCGATCTCGTGCCATCTGCGGGAGTTGAGGGGACAGGTCGAGCACATCGCCGCCCGCTTCCTGGAGTTCACCACCGAGCACGTCTTCGCTCGCTACCTGGACGCAGCCCACCGGCCGACCGAGGCCGACGCCGCCGAGGCGGCCTCGCTCGTACGACGGCTGCGCCCCCTCGCACAGCAGACCGTCGACGCCGAACTCGCGCGGGCGATGAGGCTGTTGGCGGCACAGGAACTGCGCCGGCACCTCGGCTCCGGGGCGACGGCGGACGGGCGCCCGACGTCACGTTCCGTGGCCGTGCCCGAGGAGACGATGCGGGCGGTGGAAAGGCTGGTTGGGGCCGAGCGGGTGTCGGAGTTCTTTGTGCTGGCGGCTGAACGGGAGGTGCGGGCAAGGGCGTTGGATGCGCTCACGTCAAGTGGACGTCCCCCAGTCGATCTTGACGAAGAGGGCTGA
- a CDS encoding RNA 2'-phosphotransferase, which yields MDERRTVKVSKYLSKHLRHQPERIGLTLDEAGWVEIDALLAATAAHNFRITREELDQVVAANDKQRFAIDGTRIRASQGHSIEVDLGLPPATPPPYLYHGTVARTLDAIRAEGLRPMNRHDVHLSPDRETATRVGARRGRPVVLSVDAAAMHRDGHVFHVSANGVWLTQAVPPRYLRFPESH from the coding sequence ATGGACGAAAGACGCACCGTGAAGGTGTCGAAGTACCTCTCGAAGCATCTGCGGCACCAGCCCGAACGGATCGGCCTCACCCTCGACGAGGCCGGCTGGGTCGAGATCGACGCCCTGCTCGCCGCGACCGCCGCGCACAACTTCCGCATCACCCGTGAAGAACTGGACCAGGTCGTCGCCGCGAACGACAAACAACGCTTCGCCATCGACGGCACCCGCATCCGTGCCAGCCAGGGCCACAGCATCGAGGTCGACCTCGGACTGCCACCGGCGACCCCGCCGCCGTACCTCTACCACGGCACCGTGGCCCGCACCCTGGACGCGATCCGCGCCGAGGGACTGCGGCCCATGAACCGGCACGACGTGCACCTGTCTCCCGACCGCGAGACCGCGACCCGCGTCGGAGCCCGCCGCGGCCGCCCCGTCGTGCTCTCCGTGGACGCGGCAGCCATGCACCGCGACGGCCACGTCTTCCACGTCAGCGCGAACGGGGTCTGGCTGACCCAGGCCGTGCCGCCCCGATATCTGCGGTTTCCCGAGTCGCACTGA
- a CDS encoding LLM class flavin-dependent oxidoreductase, with protein MSLRLSTVILPYRRWNEGSREAWQRAEQLGFHTGYTYDHLSWRTFRDGPWFGAVPTLTAAAGVTDRLRLGTLVTSPNFRHPVTLAKELITLDDISGGRVTLGIGAGGTGFDATALGQEPWSPRERADRLAEFVPLLDRLLREDSVSYEGDFYSAHEARNIPGCLQRPRLPFAVAATGPRGLKLAARHGQAWVTTGDPKLYENGTPEQSLQALRGQVDKLTDACAALGRDVNTLDKILLTGFTPDRGRPLESLDAFVDFAGRHRELGFSELVIHWPIPDSDFAADEKVFEQIAMEAPAQLG; from the coding sequence ATGAGTCTGCGTCTGAGCACCGTGATCCTCCCCTACCGCCGCTGGAACGAGGGGAGCCGCGAGGCATGGCAGCGCGCGGAGCAGCTCGGCTTCCACACCGGATACACCTACGACCACCTGTCCTGGCGCACCTTCCGCGACGGGCCCTGGTTCGGTGCCGTTCCCACACTGACCGCCGCCGCGGGCGTCACCGACCGGCTGCGTCTGGGCACCCTCGTGACCTCGCCGAACTTCCGGCACCCGGTGACCCTCGCCAAGGAACTGATCACTCTGGACGACATCTCCGGCGGCCGGGTCACTCTCGGCATCGGCGCGGGCGGCACCGGCTTCGACGCCACCGCGCTCGGCCAGGAACCGTGGAGCCCGCGCGAGCGCGCCGACCGGCTCGCCGAGTTCGTCCCGCTGCTCGACCGCCTGCTCCGCGAGGACTCCGTGTCCTACGAGGGCGACTTCTACTCGGCGCACGAGGCCCGGAACATCCCCGGCTGCCTCCAGCGGCCCCGGCTGCCCTTCGCGGTGGCGGCCACCGGACCGCGCGGCCTGAAGCTCGCCGCGCGTCACGGGCAGGCCTGGGTGACCACCGGCGACCCGAAGCTGTATGAGAACGGCACCCCCGAGCAGTCCCTACAGGCCCTCCGCGGCCAGGTCGACAAACTCACCGACGCCTGCGCAGCACTCGGTCGGGACGTGAACACTCTGGACAAGATCCTGCTCACCGGCTTCACCCCGGACCGCGGCCGCCCGCTGGAGTCCCTGGACGCCTTCGTCGACTTCGCGGGCCGCCATCGGGAGCTCGGCTTCAGCGAACTCGTCATCCACTGGCCGATCCCCGACTCGGACTTCGCCGCCGACGAGAAGGTCTTCGAACAGATCGCCATGGAGGCACCGGCACAGCTGGGCTGA
- a CDS encoding HAD-IIB family hydrolase yields the protein MRENERVTSATRQPETPAADIPPRLIATDLDGTLLRDDKSVSPRTVAALAAAEEAGIEVFFVTGRPARWMDVVSDHVHGHGLAICGNGAAVVDLHGGRGAHRFVKVRELARENALDAVRLLREAAPGTVYAVEQTYGFHQEPDYPKLHMEIPDNLAPAEELLADDGPGAAEPVLKILAYHPSIDPDAFLTLSRLAIGDRANVTRSSPSALLEISGPGVSKASTLALCCAERGISHEQVVAFGDMPNDVEMLTWAGQSYAMGNAHPDVIAAASGRTVANNDDGVAVVIERMLERL from the coding sequence ATGCGGGAGAATGAGCGGGTGACCTCAGCAACGCGACAGCCCGAGACCCCGGCCGCCGACATACCGCCGCGCCTGATCGCCACCGATCTCGACGGCACTCTGCTGCGCGACGACAAGTCGGTGTCCCCACGCACGGTCGCGGCCCTCGCCGCCGCCGAGGAGGCCGGCATCGAGGTCTTCTTCGTCACCGGCCGACCGGCCCGCTGGATGGACGTCGTCAGCGACCACGTCCACGGTCATGGCCTCGCCATCTGCGGCAACGGCGCCGCGGTGGTCGACCTGCACGGCGGCCGCGGCGCCCACCGTTTCGTGAAGGTGCGCGAGCTGGCCCGGGAGAACGCGCTGGACGCCGTACGGCTGCTGCGGGAGGCGGCGCCCGGCACGGTGTACGCGGTGGAGCAGACCTACGGCTTCCACCAGGAGCCGGACTACCCCAAGCTGCACATGGAGATCCCGGACAACCTGGCCCCCGCCGAGGAACTGCTGGCCGACGACGGCCCAGGTGCCGCCGAGCCGGTGCTGAAGATCCTCGCCTACCACCCCTCGATCGACCCGGACGCCTTCCTCACCCTCTCGCGCCTGGCCATCGGCGACCGCGCCAACGTCACCCGGTCCAGCCCCAGCGCCCTGCTGGAGATCAGCGGCCCCGGCGTCTCCAAGGCGAGCACGCTCGCCCTGTGCTGCGCCGAGCGCGGGATCTCCCACGAGCAGGTCGTCGCCTTCGGGGACATGCCCAACGACGTCGAGATGCTCACCTGGGCGGGCCAGTCGTACGCGATGGGCAACGCCCACCCCGACGTGATCGCGGCGGCCTCGGGCCGGACCGTCGCCAACAACGACGACGGGGTGGCCGTCGTGATCGAGCGGATGCTGGAACGGCTGTAG
- a CDS encoding M23 family metallopeptidase has product MRSPHRHPLLVPALLCAFAVLAARPTDAAEGSAGRRDDGGVSTQVLRLYEEAALATQRYEAGRQEAEAQRVRAQRLEELLGRERREIAVLHKDLGRMARAQYRDGGGLPLTAQIIFADDTAELMQGQHVFSRTTLAVDNAVEKSRRAEARLAADEAKAATARRSLERRSAELAALKQDIEQRLEEARGQLQGEADASVAAGACRGAVRLDQPQQPVEGTWVTPVATYELSAGFGSGGSRWASRHTGQDFAVPIGTPVRAVGAGRVVKVSCGGPFGIEIVIEHPDGYFTQYAHLAAVTVDQGEGVAPGQWIGQSGTTGNSTGPHLHFEARVTPETGSAVDPVPWLAARGVPIG; this is encoded by the coding sequence ATGCGATCACCTCACCGACATCCGCTGCTCGTTCCGGCACTGCTGTGTGCGTTCGCGGTGTTGGCCGCGCGTCCCACGGACGCCGCCGAGGGCAGTGCGGGCCGTCGCGATGACGGTGGGGTCAGCACGCAGGTCCTGCGGCTGTACGAGGAGGCGGCACTGGCGACCCAGCGGTACGAGGCGGGGCGCCAGGAGGCGGAGGCGCAGCGGGTGCGGGCGCAGCGGCTCGAGGAACTCCTCGGCCGGGAACGGCGGGAGATCGCCGTTCTGCACAAGGACCTCGGCCGCATGGCCCGGGCCCAGTACCGCGACGGCGGCGGACTCCCGCTCACCGCGCAGATCATCTTCGCGGACGACACCGCCGAACTGATGCAGGGTCAGCATGTCTTCTCCCGGACCACGCTGGCGGTCGACAATGCGGTCGAGAAGAGCCGCAGGGCCGAGGCCCGGCTCGCGGCGGACGAGGCGAAGGCCGCGACGGCGCGGCGGTCGTTGGAGCGGCGCAGCGCCGAACTTGCCGCGTTGAAGCAGGACATCGAGCAGAGACTCGAAGAGGCACGCGGGCAGTTGCAAGGTGAGGCCGACGCGTCCGTGGCGGCCGGGGCATGCCGGGGAGCCGTACGTCTGGACCAGCCGCAGCAGCCCGTGGAGGGCACCTGGGTCACGCCGGTGGCGACGTACGAGCTGTCCGCCGGGTTCGGCAGCGGTGGGTCGCGGTGGGCGAGCCGGCACACCGGGCAGGACTTCGCGGTGCCGATCGGGACGCCGGTGCGGGCGGTGGGCGCGGGCCGGGTGGTGAAGGTGTCGTGCGGCGGCCCCTTCGGCATCGAGATCGTGATCGAGCACCCGGACGGCTACTTCACTCAGTACGCCCATCTCGCCGCCGTCACTGTCGACCAGGGGGAGGGCGTCGCCCCCGGGCAGTGGATCGGGCAGTCGGGCACGACCGGCAACTCGACCGGCCCGCATCTGCACTTCGAGGCGCGGGTCACGCCCGAGACAGGCTCGGCGGTGGACCCGGTGCCGTGGCTGGCGGCCCGTGGGGTGCCGATCGGCTGA
- a CDS encoding GAF domain-containing sensor histidine kinase, translating to MSTPQGTPPNALTVRLPQLLEAMRSVGSGLELRSTLERICETAAELTGARYAAIGVVDEDGDGLADFVFRGTGEETARRIGRLPDGHRGLLGALIRDPEPVRLTDLTADPRSCGLPEHHPPMRTFLGLPIRVQGEVFGNLYLTDKRGGGPFGDDDLDTARVLATEAGIAVGNARLYEAAQQRERWIDGSVAVTTALLSDGDADDALQVVAEQARRLSRSTAGIVLLTAEEGGLEIAAVAADTPSDALGRVVPPDNEIVAELLDGQAVFVEDAGTDPRMADSLARGYGPIMMVPLQSYGRVLGGLVTPRARGERPFTRTERALAVQFASQAALALMMAETQRDRERLAVYQDRDRIARDLHDLVIQRLFTTGMTLESAQRRSVVPEVRDGVGKAVGELDTTIQEIRTAIFALQQDPAEAPAGLRTRVLREINMAAVPLGFRPSHRFVGPVDTAVGELTGKNLVAALREALSNAFRHAGASRIAVVVDATATLPDGRPGVRLTVVDDGVGIPEGGRRSGLNNLRRRAESLGGGSWHGPGTGEGGGGTTIVWQAPH from the coding sequence ATGTCCACCCCCCAGGGAACGCCGCCGAACGCATTGACCGTACGGCTGCCGCAATTGCTGGAGGCGATGCGGTCCGTCGGCAGCGGTCTCGAACTGCGCTCCACGCTGGAACGGATCTGCGAGACGGCGGCGGAGCTGACCGGTGCCCGCTATGCGGCCATCGGTGTCGTCGACGAGGACGGTGACGGTCTCGCCGACTTCGTCTTCCGTGGGACCGGCGAGGAAACGGCCCGGCGGATCGGGCGGCTGCCCGACGGGCACAGGGGGCTGCTCGGCGCCCTCATCCGCGATCCGGAACCGGTGCGGCTGACCGACCTGACCGCGGACCCGCGTTCGTGCGGCCTCCCCGAGCACCATCCGCCGATGCGCACCTTCCTCGGTCTGCCGATCCGGGTGCAGGGCGAGGTCTTCGGGAACCTGTATCTGACGGACAAGCGCGGGGGCGGGCCGTTCGGCGACGACGACCTCGACACGGCCCGGGTGCTGGCCACCGAGGCGGGCATCGCCGTCGGCAACGCGCGGCTGTACGAGGCGGCGCAGCAGCGCGAACGCTGGATCGACGGCTCGGTCGCCGTGACCACCGCCCTGCTGTCCGACGGCGACGCCGACGACGCCCTCCAGGTCGTCGCCGAACAGGCCCGCCGGCTCTCCCGGTCGACGGCCGGGATCGTGCTTCTGACCGCCGAGGAGGGTGGTCTGGAGATCGCCGCCGTGGCCGCGGACACGCCCTCGGACGCCCTGGGCAGGGTGGTTCCCCCGGACAACGAGATCGTCGCCGAACTCCTCGACGGACAGGCGGTGTTCGTCGAGGACGCGGGCACGGATCCCCGGATGGCCGACAGCCTGGCCCGCGGCTACGGGCCGATCATGATGGTTCCCCTGCAGAGCTACGGCCGGGTGCTGGGCGGTCTCGTCACTCCGCGCGCCCGGGGAGAGCGGCCGTTCACGCGGACGGAACGGGCTCTGGCCGTCCAGTTCGCCTCGCAGGCCGCGCTCGCGCTGATGATGGCCGAGACACAGCGGGACCGGGAGCGGCTGGCGGTGTACCAGGACCGTGACCGTATCGCCCGTGATCTGCACGACCTCGTCATCCAGCGGCTGTTCACCACCGGGATGACGCTGGAGAGCGCACAGCGGCGTTCGGTCGTGCCGGAGGTGCGCGACGGGGTCGGCAAGGCGGTCGGTGAGCTCGACACCACCATCCAGGAGATCCGTACGGCGATCTTCGCGCTCCAACAGGATCCGGCCGAGGCGCCCGCGGGGCTGCGGACCCGGGTGCTGCGCGAGATCAACATGGCCGCCGTGCCGCTCGGCTTCAGGCCCTCGCACCGTTTCGTCGGCCCGGTCGACACCGCGGTGGGCGAGCTCACCGGCAAGAACCTCGTCGCGGCGTTGCGCGAGGCTCTCTCCAACGCCTTCCGGCACGCCGGGGCCTCCCGGATCGCGGTCGTCGTCGACGCCACCGCGACCCTGCCCGACGGCCGTCCCGGTGTACGGCTGACCGTCGTGGACGACGGCGTCGGCATTCCCGAGGGAGGCCGGCGCAGCGGCCTGAACAACCTGAGGCGGCGCGCGGAATCCCTGGGCGGGGGCAGCTGGCACGGTCCCGGAACCGGGGAGGGCGGCGGCGGTACGACGATCGTGTGGCAGGCGCCGCACTGA
- the cydD gene encoding thiol reductant ABC exporter subunit CydD, producing MKPIDPRLLRYARATRLFLVAVVGLGVLGSLLVIAQAMLIAEIVVGAFQHGLAVSELRTPLMLLAAVAVGRGFVSWLTELAAHRAGAAVKSELRGRLLERASELGPGWLSGQRTGSLVALATRGVDALDDYFSRYLPQLGLAVVVPVAVLARIVTEDWVSAAIIVGTLPLIPVFMVLIGWATQSRMDRQWRLLSRLSGHFLDVVAGLPTLKVFGRAKAQAESIRRITGEYRQATMRTLRIAFISSFALELLSTLSVALVAVTIGMRLVHGEMHLYDGLVILILAPEAYLPLRQVGAQYHAAAEGLAAAEEIFSVLETPVPTTGTAAVPAGGLSFEQVTVRYPGRSGDAVTQVSFEVAPGETVALVGPSGAGKSTLLNVLLGFVPPTEGQVRIGGTDLAELDLEEWRSRIAWVPQRPQLFAGSIADNVRLARPDADEAAVRRALGDAGALEFVDALSRGTGTVLGEDGAGLSAGQRQRLALARAFLADRPVLLLDEPTAALDGATEADVVAAVRRLAAGRTVLLVVHRPALLGVADRVVRLAEPSVPAPVDATARTSTARPVEDSGTVVPETWTTESPAEARSALARVRAMSGPRRGRLALALLLGSLALGSAVGLMATSGWLISRASQQPPVLYLMVAVTATRAFGIGRAVFRYAERLVSHDAVLRMLADTRVAVYRRLERLAPAGLRTTRRGDLLSRLVSDVDALQDYWLRWLLPAGAAVVVSAASVGFTAWLLPEAGAVLAVGLLAAGAGVPLITGAVARRAERRLAPARGELATRVTDLLTGTAELTVAGALPARSAETRRADGVLTRIASRGATATALGDGLTALICGLTVTATALVGAQAVASGRLGGVVMAVVVLTPLAAFEAVLGLPLAVQYRQRVRRSAERVHEVLDAPEPVREPERARQAPASPFPVVLKQVTTRHEGQDRDALAGLDLTLAQGRRIAVVGASGSGKTTLAQVLLRFLDADAGTYTLGGVDAYGLHSDDVRHLVGLCAQDAHLFDSSVRENLLLAKKDATEEELRDALGRARLLDWAESLPDGLDTLVGEHGAWLSGGQRQRLALARALLADFPVLVLDEPAEHLDLPTADALTADLLAATEGRTTVLITHRLAGLESVDEVVVLDEGRVVQRGTYAELAAVQGPLRAMAEREAESELLVGAR from the coding sequence GTGAAACCGATCGACCCGCGTCTGCTGCGCTACGCCCGGGCCACTCGCCTCTTCCTGGTGGCCGTGGTGGGCCTGGGAGTCCTCGGCTCGCTGCTGGTCATCGCTCAGGCGATGCTCATCGCCGAGATCGTGGTCGGTGCGTTCCAGCACGGTCTGGCCGTGTCCGAACTCCGCACACCCCTCATGCTGTTGGCGGCTGTAGCCGTCGGCCGCGGGTTCGTCTCCTGGCTCACCGAACTCGCCGCACACCGGGCCGGCGCGGCGGTGAAGTCGGAGCTCCGGGGGCGGCTGCTGGAGCGGGCCTCGGAGCTGGGGCCCGGGTGGCTGAGCGGGCAGCGGACCGGGTCGCTGGTCGCCCTCGCCACCAGGGGAGTCGACGCCCTCGACGACTACTTCTCGCGCTATCTCCCGCAGTTGGGCCTGGCGGTGGTCGTGCCGGTGGCGGTGCTGGCGCGGATCGTGACCGAGGACTGGGTCTCGGCGGCCATCATCGTCGGGACCCTGCCCCTCATCCCCGTCTTCATGGTCCTCATCGGCTGGGCCACCCAGTCCCGGATGGACCGACAGTGGCGGCTGCTGTCCCGGCTGTCGGGGCACTTCCTGGACGTGGTCGCGGGACTGCCGACGCTGAAGGTGTTCGGCCGGGCCAAGGCGCAGGCCGAGTCGATCCGACGCATCACCGGCGAGTACCGGCAGGCGACCATGCGGACGCTGCGGATCGCCTTCATCTCATCGTTCGCCCTGGAGTTGCTGTCGACGCTCTCGGTGGCCCTGGTCGCCGTGACGATCGGGATGCGGCTCGTCCACGGCGAGATGCACCTGTACGACGGCCTGGTCATTCTCATCCTGGCCCCCGAGGCGTATCTGCCCCTGCGGCAGGTGGGCGCGCAGTATCACGCGGCGGCGGAGGGACTGGCGGCCGCCGAGGAGATCTTCTCGGTGCTGGAGACGCCGGTGCCGACGACGGGTACGGCTGCGGTGCCCGCCGGTGGGCTGTCCTTCGAGCAGGTCACGGTCAGGTACCCGGGCCGCTCCGGGGACGCCGTCACCCAGGTGTCCTTCGAGGTCGCGCCCGGGGAGACGGTGGCCCTGGTCGGACCCAGCGGCGCGGGCAAGTCGACCCTGCTGAACGTCCTGTTGGGATTCGTGCCGCCGACCGAGGGACAGGTGCGGATCGGGGGAACCGATCTCGCGGAGCTCGATCTCGAGGAGTGGCGTTCGCGCATCGCCTGGGTGCCGCAGCGGCCGCAGCTGTTCGCCGGGAGCATTGCCGACAACGTACGGCTGGCACGACCCGACGCCGACGAAGCCGCAGTACGGCGGGCGCTGGGGGACGCGGGGGCGCTGGAGTTCGTCGACGCGCTTTCCCGGGGAACCGGCACCGTGCTCGGTGAGGACGGCGCCGGGCTCTCTGCCGGGCAACGGCAACGGCTCGCGCTGGCCCGGGCGTTTCTCGCGGACCGGCCGGTACTGCTCCTCGACGAGCCGACGGCGGCCCTCGACGGGGCGACCGAGGCGGACGTCGTTGCGGCGGTACGACGGCTCGCTGCTGGGCGGACCGTACTGCTGGTGGTGCATCGACCGGCGCTGCTCGGCGTGGCGGACCGGGTCGTGCGGCTGGCGGAACCTTCGGTCCCGGCTCCTGTCGATGCCACGGCCAGGACGTCGACGGCACGCCCGGTCGAGGACAGCGGGACCGTGGTGCCGGAGACCTGGACGACCGAGTCGCCGGCCGAGGCGCGCAGCGCGCTCGCCCGTGTCCGCGCCATGTCCGGCCCCCGACGCGGCCGGCTCGCGCTCGCGCTGCTGCTCGGGAGCCTGGCGCTCGGCAGTGCCGTGGGACTGATGGCCACCTCGGGGTGGCTGATCTCACGGGCCTCGCAGCAGCCCCCCGTGCTGTATCTGATGGTGGCCGTGACGGCTACCCGGGCCTTCGGGATCGGCCGGGCTGTCTTCCGGTACGCGGAGCGGCTGGTGTCGCACGACGCCGTGCTGCGGATGCTGGCCGACACCCGGGTCGCGGTGTACCGGCGCCTTGAGCGGCTGGCGCCCGCCGGTCTGCGGACGACCCGCCGGGGGGATCTGCTCTCGCGGCTCGTCTCCGACGTGGACGCCCTCCAGGACTACTGGCTGCGCTGGCTGCTGCCCGCCGGAGCGGCCGTCGTGGTGTCGGCGGCCTCCGTCGGTTTCACGGCCTGGCTGCTGCCGGAGGCCGGTGCCGTGCTCGCCGTGGGCCTGCTGGCCGCCGGTGCCGGTGTCCCGCTCATCACGGGAGCCGTGGCTCGCCGCGCCGAGCGCAGGCTGGCCCCCGCCCGGGGGGAACTGGCCACCCGCGTGACCGATCTCCTCACCGGGACGGCGGAGTTGACCGTCGCCGGCGCCCTGCCCGCCCGCAGTGCCGAGACCCGGCGGGCGGACGGCGTCCTCACCCGGATCGCCTCCCGCGGCGCCACCGCCACCGCACTCGGTGACGGTCTGACCGCCCTGATCTGTGGCCTGACCGTCACCGCGACCGCCCTCGTCGGCGCCCAGGCGGTGGCCTCCGGGCGACTCGGCGGGGTCGTCATGGCCGTCGTCGTGCTCACTCCGCTGGCAGCCTTCGAGGCCGTGCTGGGGCTGCCGCTCGCGGTGCAGTACCGCCAGCGGGTGCGCCGGAGCGCGGAGCGCGTCCACGAGGTGCTGGACGCGCCCGAGCCGGTACGGGAACCGGAGCGGGCCCGGCAGGCGCCCGCCTCGCCGTTCCCGGTCGTCCTCAAGCAAGTCACCACCCGGCACGAGGGCCAGGACCGGGACGCGCTCGCGGGCCTGGACCTGACCCTGGCGCAGGGCCGGAGGATCGCCGTGGTCGGCGCCTCCGGTTCCGGCAAGACGACGCTCGCGCAGGTTCTGCTGCGCTTCCTGGACGCGGACGCCGGCACCTACACCCTGGGTGGCGTGGACGCCTACGGGCTGCACAGCGACGACGTACGGCACCTGGTGGGGCTGTGCGCGCAGGACGCACACCTCTTCGACAGCTCGGTGCGCGAGAACCTGCTCCTGGCGAAGAAGGACGCGACCGAGGAGGAACTGCGGGACGCGCTGGGGCGGGCCCGTCTGCTCGACTGGGCCGAGAGCCTGCCCGACGGCCTCGACACCCTGGTCGGCGAGCACGGGGCGTGGCTGTCCGGCGGTCAGCGGCAGCGGCTCGCGCTGGCTCGGGCCCTGCTCGCCGACTTCCCCGTTCTCGTCCTGGACGAGCCCGCCGAGCATCTCGACCTGCCCACCGCCGACGCGCTGACCGCCGATCTGCTGGCCGCCACCGAGGGCCGTACGACTGTCCTCATCACGCACCGCCTGGCGGGGCTCGAATCGGTGGACGAGGTGGTCGTGCTCGACGAGGGACGGGTCGTGCAGCGCGGTACGTACGCGGAGTTGGCGGCCGTGCAGGGGCCGTTGCGGGCGATGGCCGAGCGGGAGGCGGAGTCGGAGCTGCTGGTGGGAGCGCGCTGA